In the Maridesulfovibrio bastinii DSM 16055 genome, one interval contains:
- a CDS encoding (Fe-S)-binding protein: protein MKKKPGSCVQCGKCLEVCPLFKATGREELAPRSKFFLQSLDDEEGLSEKDFNALASLCLSCGRCAENCPQNMSGADFVSGLRSDSGGFLRSCWNLWLKSPGLMWPLASALSHLSSSRMPGAFGSARRKMDALFADSPEPWAALDVEKKFEGRKAVLFPGCVARYSRKDWTQKAEKFMNDLGFDILDYSGFTCCGSSMGSAGLLDVQNRARINNIRFWKDSGMPVLVTICATCLKGLADYSPDDFESDADYENWQNSLKPLSALLIGSAVKYGENAPEKVVYHHPCHAPENDSDELLVQQIAGERLSPVRKDLCCGFGGVMQLGAPELSRTVGRHCLNELLGDGSEKPQILSGCSACVIQLASLTDKDIFAGHWLDILN from the coding sequence ATGAAAAAGAAACCCGGAAGTTGCGTACAGTGCGGTAAATGTCTTGAAGTTTGTCCGCTGTTTAAAGCTACAGGCAGAGAAGAGCTTGCTCCCAGATCGAAATTTTTTCTTCAATCGCTGGATGATGAAGAAGGTCTTAGTGAAAAAGATTTCAATGCGCTGGCATCCTTATGTCTTTCCTGTGGACGCTGTGCTGAAAACTGTCCCCAGAATATGTCCGGGGCAGATTTTGTTTCAGGACTGCGCTCGGACAGCGGTGGATTTTTAAGGTCCTGCTGGAACTTATGGCTTAAGTCCCCGGGACTTATGTGGCCGCTTGCTTCAGCCTTGTCACATCTTTCTTCGAGCAGAATGCCCGGTGCTTTCGGTTCCGCCCGCAGGAAAATGGATGCACTTTTTGCGGACTCCCCGGAACCGTGGGCTGCACTTGATGTTGAAAAGAAATTTGAGGGCCGTAAAGCAGTTCTTTTTCCGGGATGCGTTGCCCGGTACTCCCGCAAAGATTGGACGCAGAAAGCGGAAAAGTTTATGAATGATCTCGGATTTGATATTCTGGACTATTCCGGCTTCACCTGCTGTGGTTCTTCAATGGGCAGTGCCGGACTTCTTGATGTTCAAAACAGGGCGCGTATAAACAACATCCGCTTCTGGAAAGATTCCGGTATGCCTGTGCTGGTTACAATCTGTGCAACCTGTCTCAAGGGGCTTGCGGATTACAGCCCGGATGATTTTGAGTCAGATGCTGATTATGAGAACTGGCAGAACTCGCTGAAACCGCTTTCAGCTCTACTTATCGGAAGTGCGGTTAAATATGGTGAAAATGCCCCTGAAAAGGTTGTTTACCACCATCCCTGTCATGCTCCTGAGAATGACAGCGATGAACTTCTTGTGCAGCAGATTGCCGGGGAGCGTCTTTCACCTGTAAGGAAAGATCTCTGTTGCGGGTTTGGCGGAGTTATGCAGCTTGGGGCTCCCGAGCTATCCCGGACAGTAGGCAGGCATTGTCTGAATGAACTGCTCGGGGACGGCAGTGAAAAGCCCCAGATTTTAAGTGGATGCTCGGCTTGTGTTATTCAGCTGGCTTCCCTGACGGATAAAGATATTTTTGCAGGCCATTGGCTTGATATTTTGAATTAA
- a CDS encoding FAD-binding oxidoreductase, whose product MSFFIDKLSRSQRKQLEKIFPGDQCGFTKGELLSCGVDASRLHALPVALVKPESTEQVRRLLEWAQKNKVPVYPRARATNKVGGCVPVNGGVVVSTLGMNRILEINKSDFTVRVQPGVVTAQLQKAVEAEGLFYPPDPASYKISTIGGNISTCAGGMRAVKYGVTRDYVLGLEAVLPGGKIIHTGGRTHKNVVGLDLTRLLVGSAGTLAFITEAVLKLLPLPETSASVLCGFKNITDALKGAGAVFGCGILPTAMELMDRNTIRALEMHSDVPWPDGTGGLLLLKIDGSDSSVRSDLEKMSSAINEASPTFIEKGLGDDQESLWELRRVISPAAFNLAPDKQGEDVAVPRGSVPEAIEGFHKIGERYGLTVLCFGHLGDGNIHVSVMYDGSEKDQKGLALKAKKDIFRLTLSLGGTLSGEHGMGLTKGGYARMQLSETELTLMRDIKNVFDPLNIMNPGKELK is encoded by the coding sequence ATGTCTTTTTTTATCGATAAATTATCACGCTCGCAGCGTAAGCAGCTTGAAAAAATTTTCCCCGGTGATCAATGCGGATTTACAAAAGGAGAGCTTCTTTCCTGCGGGGTGGATGCCAGCCGGCTGCACGCTCTTCCTGTTGCTCTGGTCAAGCCTGAATCAACTGAACAGGTCCGCAGACTTCTCGAATGGGCTCAAAAGAATAAAGTCCCTGTTTACCCCAGAGCCAGAGCAACCAATAAAGTTGGCGGATGTGTACCTGTGAATGGCGGGGTTGTCGTTTCCACTCTGGGCATGAACAGGATTCTTGAAATCAACAAATCAGATTTCACTGTCCGGGTTCAGCCGGGGGTAGTTACAGCGCAACTCCAGAAGGCCGTTGAAGCTGAAGGTCTTTTTTATCCTCCGGACCCGGCAAGCTATAAAATTTCGACTATAGGCGGCAACATCTCCACATGTGCCGGGGGTATGCGTGCTGTTAAATATGGCGTGACCAGAGATTATGTCCTCGGGCTGGAAGCAGTCCTTCCGGGCGGCAAAATTATTCATACCGGAGGCCGGACCCATAAAAATGTTGTCGGGCTGGACCTGACAAGGCTGCTGGTAGGCTCCGCCGGAACACTGGCTTTTATCACCGAGGCTGTATTAAAACTCCTTCCTCTACCGGAAACCTCCGCTTCAGTTTTATGCGGATTTAAAAATATTACAGACGCTTTGAAAGGTGCCGGGGCTGTTTTCGGGTGTGGTATTCTGCCCACAGCAATGGAACTTATGGACCGGAACACCATTCGCGCTCTGGAAATGCATTCCGATGTCCCATGGCCTGATGGAACCGGAGGCCTTCTGCTTCTTAAGATTGACGGTTCTGATTCTTCCGTAAGGTCTGATCTGGAAAAAATGTCATCCGCCATAAATGAAGCCAGCCCTACTTTTATCGAAAAAGGGCTCGGTGATGATCAGGAAAGTCTCTGGGAATTGCGGCGGGTTATCAGTCCCGCAGCCTTCAACCTTGCTCCTGATAAACAGGGCGAGGATGTTGCTGTGCCTCGTGGAAGTGTTCCTGAAGCAATTGAGGGTTTTCATAAAATTGGCGAACGTTACGGACTTACAGTCTTGTGTTTCGGTCACCTCGGGGATGGAAATATTCACGTAAGTGTAATGTACGACGGTTCGGAAAAAGATCAAAAAGGGTTAGCATTAAAGGCAAAGAAGGATATTTTCAGGCTGACGTTGTCTCTTGGCGGGACTCTTTCCGGTGAACATGGAATGGGGCTAACCAAAGGCGGGTATGCCCGAATGCAGTTGAGCGAAACCGAGCTTACGCTGATGAGGGACATTAAAAATGTCTTTGATCCTTTGAATATTATGAATCCGGGGAAGGAACTGAAATGA
- a CDS encoding LysR family transcriptional regulator produces MELYQIKTFAVVAEEGNLTRSAERLHASQSAISLHIKALEEEFSIRLFKRSAKGMALTAEGKILLEKAVAVLDAAKELKLAAKGLSGEVRGLARVGLHTSPIYLRTPALIKAINKKYPGLALSLNQSSTWDIRKDIAAGELESGFFYSINQPEEISAFMLEQPHLKIVGPSAWQDKIENASWEDLAEMPWIWTPPECSFHHHLTREFSSRNLEIRKAMVADSEDAHATLVRSETGLTLMRADEADAEEAKGGICTCKSQGLILGLYFGYKHGMSSDPVVRALIECVRSVWEVDS; encoded by the coding sequence GTGGAATTATACCAGATAAAAACATTTGCAGTTGTGGCGGAAGAGGGGAACCTTACCCGCTCTGCTGAACGACTGCATGCAAGTCAGTCTGCTATCAGTCTGCATATAAAAGCGCTTGAGGAAGAATTTTCGATTCGCTTATTCAAGCGTTCAGCCAAAGGAATGGCCTTAACAGCGGAAGGTAAAATCCTTCTTGAAAAAGCTGTAGCCGTGCTTGATGCGGCTAAAGAATTGAAGCTGGCGGCAAAGGGGCTTTCCGGTGAGGTCAGAGGACTTGCTCGTGTGGGACTGCATACTTCCCCTATCTATCTGCGTACCCCGGCGTTGATAAAAGCCATAAATAAAAAATATCCGGGTCTTGCTTTAAGCCTTAACCAGAGTTCTACCTGGGATATCAGAAAAGATATTGCTGCCGGTGAGCTTGAGTCCGGCTTTTTTTATTCCATAAACCAGCCTGAAGAAATTTCAGCATTTATGCTGGAACAACCGCACCTGAAAATTGTCGGGCCTTCGGCATGGCAGGATAAGATCGAAAATGCAAGCTGGGAGGATCTGGCTGAAATGCCGTGGATATGGACTCCCCCTGAATGCTCCTTTCACCACCACCTTACCCGCGAATTTTCTTCTAGAAATCTTGAAATTCGTAAAGCCATGGTAGCTGACAGCGAAGATGCCCATGCGACACTTGTCCGCTCTGAAACCGGTCTGACCCTGATGAGGGCTGATGAAGCCGATGCTGAAGAGGCTAAAGGCGGGATCTGCACCTGTAAAAGTCAGGGGCTTATTCTGGGATTATATTTTGGATATAAGCACGGGATGTCTTCTGATCCCGTGGTCAGAGCTTTAATTGAATGTGTCCGCTCTGTCTGGGAAGTGGATTCCTGA
- the smpB gene encoding SsrA-binding protein SmpB, with product MAKSKKKKKAPGSIALNRTARRNYDFLENLEAGLVLTGSEVKSLRAGLVSFMDGYINFKEGEAWLLGVHIAPYDHAGYDQHEPDRPRKLLLHADQIEKLRVKCEQKGLTVVPVRLYLSRGKIKLEIALAKGRNVHNRKEELKRRDIARDTARQLASYK from the coding sequence ATGGCAAAATCAAAAAAAAAGAAAAAAGCTCCGGGCTCTATTGCCCTGAACAGAACAGCCAGAAGAAATTATGATTTTCTGGAAAATCTTGAAGCCGGTCTGGTCTTGACCGGAAGTGAAGTCAAATCACTTCGGGCCGGTCTGGTCAGCTTTATGGACGGCTATATAAATTTTAAAGAAGGTGAGGCCTGGCTGCTTGGTGTGCATATCGCACCGTATGATCATGCCGGTTATGACCAGCATGAGCCGGACAGGCCGCGCAAGCTCCTTTTGCATGCCGACCAGATTGAAAAGCTTAGAGTAAAGTGTGAGCAGAAGGGACTGACAGTGGTTCCCGTGCGCCTGTACCTTTCAAGAGGCAAAATAAAACTTGAAATAGCTTTGGCAAAAGGACGCAATGTCCATAATCGTAAAGAAGAATTAAAGCGCCGTGATATCGCAAGAGATACCGCAAGGCAGCTTGCTAGTTATAAATAA
- the ptsP gene encoding phosphoenolpyruvate--protein phosphotransferase, producing the protein MARARLHGISVSTGIAIGKAYFLNRSITARLPRHNVSTERVEEEVERVKRAFRDAEAELEAVHDKVPDELKEHKLIIDSHLMMLKDPKLCGSAVKYVQDMEINAEWALEKAINDFEKAFGALEDKYIRERMQDVRQVAGRVQSCLIGNDVDLRPIEGRVILMAHDLTPADTIELEINRLMSFVTTLGGKTSHTGILARTLNIPALVGVDDLEAEVMDGDFVVIDGLSGQVLVDPDEEELEYYYNLQNQFEDYQRTIIRSCHLPAETVDGYQVGVLSNIELFEEVAAVIDNGGDGIGLFRTEYSYMSRSELPTEEELYEKYSDLASIMSPNKVVLRTLDLGSDKFMSKFGQLDEANPAMGLRAIRFCLKHEDLFRTQIRAILRASVHGNISLMFPMISGLKEVLQAKSMIFSVQQELRSEGKPFNPDMPVGIMIELPAAVMIAEILAQEVDFFSVGTNDLIQYSLGIDRTNHHVSYLYQPLHPAVVRSIKYVVDAGHRAGIEVSLCGEVASDPYCLPILMGMQIDSISLTPQAIPGIKRILRQLKMPECKQLLREVLNCRTVGRINKLVTENIFKKYPEELIFYASLLDN; encoded by the coding sequence GTGGCCAGAGCCAGATTGCACGGAATTTCGGTATCCACAGGAATTGCCATAGGCAAAGCCTATTTTCTGAATCGCAGCATTACAGCCCGGCTTCCCCGACACAATGTCAGTACTGAGCGTGTCGAAGAGGAAGTTGAAAGGGTAAAACGCGCTTTTAGAGATGCGGAAGCCGAGCTTGAAGCCGTTCATGATAAAGTCCCTGATGAGCTTAAAGAGCACAAACTTATTATCGATTCGCATCTTATGATGCTTAAAGACCCCAAACTCTGCGGATCAGCTGTCAAATATGTTCAGGACATGGAGATCAATGCCGAGTGGGCTCTTGAAAAAGCGATTAATGATTTTGAAAAAGCGTTTGGAGCTCTTGAAGATAAATATATCAGGGAACGTATGCAGGACGTCCGGCAGGTAGCCGGAAGGGTTCAAAGCTGCCTCATTGGTAACGATGTGGATCTCCGTCCTATTGAAGGCCGTGTAATTCTTATGGCCCATGACCTGACTCCGGCCGATACAATTGAGCTTGAGATAAACAGGCTCATGTCTTTTGTGACCACACTGGGTGGCAAAACTTCACATACAGGCATTCTGGCCAGAACTTTGAATATTCCGGCCCTGGTCGGGGTTGATGATCTTGAAGCCGAAGTAATGGATGGTGATTTTGTTGTCATTGACGGTCTTTCAGGACAAGTGCTTGTAGACCCTGACGAAGAAGAACTTGAATACTATTACAATCTTCAGAATCAGTTTGAAGATTATCAGCGTACGATTATAAGAAGCTGCCATCTGCCTGCTGAAACCGTTGACGGTTATCAGGTCGGTGTGTTGTCAAATATTGAACTTTTTGAAGAAGTTGCGGCTGTTATTGATAACGGTGGTGACGGTATAGGACTTTTTAGAACAGAATATTCCTATATGAGCCGCAGCGAACTGCCCACGGAAGAAGAGCTTTATGAGAAATATTCTGATCTCGCTTCAATTATGTCACCCAACAAGGTGGTGCTCAGAACTCTTGATCTAGGGTCCGACAAGTTTATGTCCAAGTTCGGGCAGCTTGATGAAGCCAACCCGGCTATGGGACTAAGGGCCATAAGATTTTGTCTGAAGCATGAGGATCTTTTCAGAACCCAGATCAGAGCAATCCTCAGGGCCAGTGTTCACGGTAATATTTCTCTTATGTTTCCAATGATTTCGGGGCTGAAGGAAGTATTGCAGGCTAAAAGCATGATTTTCAGCGTGCAGCAGGAACTGAGAAGCGAAGGTAAGCCTTTTAATCCGGATATGCCTGTGGGAATAATGATCGAGCTGCCGGCAGCGGTTATGATAGCTGAAATTCTGGCTCAGGAAGTAGACTTTTTCAGTGTTGGAACAAATGATCTGATCCAGTACAGTCTTGGCATAGACCGGACCAATCATCATGTTTCCTATCTTTATCAGCCTTTGCATCCGGCTGTTGTCCGGTCGATTAAATATGTGGTTGATGCCGGGCACAGGGCCGGTATAGAAGTCAGTCTCTGCGGAGAAGTAGCTTCCGATCCGTATTGCCTGCCTATTTTAATGGGTATGCAGATAGACAGTATCAGTCTGACGCCACAGGCCATTCCCGGCATAAAAAGAATCTTGCGCCAGCTCAAAATGCCGGAATGCAAACAGCTGCTGAGGGAAGTTCTGAATTGCAGAACAGTTGGACGAATCAATAAGCTGGTTACAGAAAATATTTTTAAGAAATACCCCGAAGAGTTGATTTTTTATGCTTCGCTTCTGGATAATTAA
- a CDS encoding HPr family phosphocarrier protein — translation MTNNSALHEESPQSGDVLARTVVVANQLGLHARPAARLAQESQKFEAEITVVWESQEVDAKSILDLLTLAAAQGSRLEIRAAGKDAVGALDCIEELFKSRFGEEK, via the coding sequence ATGACTAATAACAGCGCGCTGCATGAAGAGTCTCCGCAAAGCGGTGATGTGTTGGCCAGAACAGTAGTTGTGGCAAACCAGCTTGGACTGCATGCCCGCCCGGCGGCGCGGCTGGCTCAGGAATCCCAGAAGTTTGAGGCCGAGATAACGGTCGTATGGGAGTCTCAGGAGGTTGACGCTAAAAGTATTCTCGATCTTCTTACTCTTGCCGCTGCACAAGGCAGCAGACTTGAGATAAGGGCCGCAGGAAAAGATGCTGTAGGTGCTCTTGACTGCATTGAAGAACTTTTCAAATCCCGCTTCGGAGAGGAAAAATAG
- a CDS encoding PTS system mannose/fructose/sorbose family transporter subunit IID — MNLAENKGGKNIAWSFIRCFFRSFLVGSGFNNRGLQNIGFCYAMQPGLEAIYSDPKELSRAKKRYVRHYNSHPFWAPLLIGVFLSTELNIKSGRFPEQMFDRFKNTTSNSLSAIGDSLFAGSALIFWSLATICLLLTGNNLVAVLLGITLFTCLQVFKVYTFWAGVNKGLSVLDSLRGWDLINWGQKLKYCNTLLVLYLWFLVWPRPIVWYQWYGGAAALGVLGWLINSRKISRELVAVLFFVIWIFMSGIYQQ, encoded by the coding sequence GTGAACTTGGCGGAAAACAAAGGTGGGAAAAATATAGCCTGGAGTTTTATCAGGTGCTTTTTTCGCAGTTTCCTTGTGGGATCTGGGTTTAACAACCGTGGTTTGCAGAATATCGGTTTCTGCTATGCCATGCAGCCCGGTCTGGAAGCCATATACAGTGATCCCAAAGAGCTTTCGCGGGCTAAAAAGCGTTATGTCCGCCACTATAATTCACATCCTTTCTGGGCTCCGCTGCTGATTGGTGTTTTTTTATCTACAGAGTTGAATATTAAATCCGGACGCTTCCCGGAGCAGATGTTTGACAGATTTAAGAACACTACGAGCAATTCCCTATCCGCCATAGGGGATTCCCTGTTTGCCGGAAGTGCTCTGATTTTCTGGTCACTGGCGACGATATGCCTCCTGTTGACTGGCAATAACCTTGTGGCTGTGCTACTTGGAATTACGTTGTTCACCTGTCTGCAGGTCTTCAAAGTGTATACTTTCTGGGCCGGGGTAAACAAGGGGCTTTCTGTGCTTGACAGCCTGCGCGGCTGGGATCTGATAAACTGGGGTCAAAAATTAAAATACTGTAATACGCTGCTGGTTTTGTATTTATGGTTTCTGGTGTGGCCTCGCCCGATTGTATGGTATCAGTGGTATGGCGGAGCTGCCGCTTTAGGTGTTCTTGGATGGCTTATAAATTCACGGAAAATTTCCCGTGAACTGGTAGCTGTCCTGTTTTTTGTCATCTGGATTTTTATGTCCGGAATTTATCAGCAGTAA
- the rsmI gene encoding 16S rRNA (cytidine(1402)-2'-O)-methyltransferase — protein sequence MPSNSPTLWVVATPLGNLGDISERARDVLARADLILAEDTRRTGMLMQKLGIKSNGFISLHEHNEESRINKVISMLENGESLAVVSDAGTPLMSDPGYRVVRECRKKGFKVVPVPGPSAPVTALSASGLPPYPNTFLGFLPRKASHVKKLLKVHGATGATIVFFERKSRLQETLENAYEALGNREFAICRELTKEYEEFIFGTLGELDGMNLELRGEITVVVGPPEKPSEASEDDIMELIEEEREQGGKPKEVARRVAARVQGWTAKAVYEKMN from the coding sequence GTGCCTTCGAATTCTCCGACTTTATGGGTGGTGGCAACACCGCTTGGCAACCTTGGTGACATTTCAGAGCGGGCTCGGGATGTTCTTGCCAGAGCGGATTTAATCCTTGCCGAGGACACTCGAAGAACGGGTATGCTCATGCAGAAGCTTGGTATAAAATCCAATGGTTTTATAAGCCTGCATGAACACAACGAAGAATCCAGAATAAATAAAGTTATTTCAATGCTGGAAAATGGCGAAAGTCTTGCCGTGGTCTCTGATGCAGGAACTCCGCTGATGAGTGATCCGGGCTACCGGGTGGTCAGGGAGTGCAGAAAAAAAGGCTTTAAAGTTGTACCGGTTCCCGGACCCAGTGCGCCTGTAACAGCTTTAAGCGCAAGCGGCCTTCCGCCATATCCGAATACTTTTTTAGGTTTTCTGCCACGTAAGGCCAGCCATGTTAAAAAACTTTTAAAAGTTCATGGTGCAACCGGGGCCACTATTGTCTTTTTCGAGCGTAAATCCAGATTACAGGAAACTCTGGAAAATGCTTATGAAGCTCTGGGCAACCGTGAGTTTGCCATCTGCCGCGAACTGACGAAAGAATATGAGGAATTTATATTCGGGACTCTTGGAGAGCTTGATGGTATGAATCTGGAGTTGCGCGGGGAAATTACCGTTGTTGTCGGCCCTCCTGAGAAACCTTCCGAAGCCTCAGAAGATGACATTATGGAGCTGATTGAAGAAGAAAGAGAGCAGGGCGGCAAACCAAAAGAAGTTGCACGAAGGGTTGCTGCGCGCGTGCAGGGCTGGACAGCAAAGGCTGTCTATGAAAAAATGAATTAA
- a CDS encoding YraN family protein, whose translation MPAGHLKFGQAGEDYAAKYLDSHGLKVLDRNWRWRQWELDLVCMDGDELVFVEVKSRSGSGMQSGIEALTPAKCKKLVKAASHYLSEKNLWERPCRFDLVAITGNSNSMKLEHIKSAFEFSDFMGGGNTAWQPW comes from the coding sequence TTGCCTGCCGGGCATTTGAAATTTGGACAGGCCGGAGAGGACTATGCCGCAAAGTATCTTGACTCGCACGGTTTGAAAGTCCTTGATAGAAACTGGCGCTGGCGGCAATGGGAGCTTGATCTGGTCTGTATGGATGGAGATGAGCTCGTTTTTGTGGAGGTTAAATCAAGATCCGGAAGTGGAATGCAGTCCGGTATTGAAGCCTTGACCCCTGCTAAATGTAAGAAACTGGTTAAAGCAGCTTCTCATTATCTTTCAGAAAAGAATTTATGGGAAAGGCCGTGCAGATTTGATCTGGTGGCTATTACTGGAAATTCAAACTCTATGAAACTGGAGCATATAAAAAGTGCCTTCGAATTCTCCGACTTTATGGGTGGTGGCAACACCGCTTGGCAACCTTGGTGA
- a CDS encoding ribonuclease HII, translating to MLLPGLEQEKIIIAGVDEAGRGCLAGPVVAGAVVLPEKYDLPGLGDSKKLSAHKREELALEIKRQALHWSLGVSRAAIVDDINILQATFRAMALAVVNLRMKPGLVLIDGNKTIPAHAFPHGALKDGMNYRQESVVKGDDKIPEISAASILAKTFRDMLMEKLEHRYPGYGFAEHKGYGTKVHLEALRKLGPCPIHRLTFRGVVLEKPQKKEQRVCLPGI from the coding sequence ATGCTGCTGCCGGGTCTTGAACAGGAAAAAATTATTATTGCCGGGGTTGATGAAGCCGGGCGCGGCTGTCTTGCCGGACCTGTCGTCGCCGGAGCTGTTGTTCTGCCTGAGAAATACGATCTCCCCGGACTTGGCGATTCCAAGAAGCTCAGTGCCCACAAACGCGAGGAGCTCGCCCTTGAGATTAAAAGGCAGGCTCTGCACTGGTCTCTCGGGGTCAGTAGAGCTGCTATCGTTGATGATATAAACATACTTCAGGCTACCTTTCGGGCGATGGCTCTAGCTGTGGTAAATCTGCGCATGAAACCGGGGCTTGTTCTGATTGATGGCAATAAGACCATCCCGGCCCATGCTTTTCCACACGGAGCATTAAAGGACGGCATGAATTACCGGCAGGAATCAGTTGTAAAGGGTGATGACAAGATTCCTGAAATTTCCGCGGCGTCAATACTTGCCAAAACTTTTCGTGACATGCTGATGGAAAAACTGGAGCATAGGTATCCCGGATATGGTTTTGCAGAGCATAAAGGCTATGGCACAAAAGTTCACCTTGAAGCTTTGCGTAAACTTGGTCCTTGTCCTATACACAGGCTCACTTTCAGGGGCGTTGTCCTTGAAAAACCGCAGAAAAAGGAGCAGAGGGTTTGCCTGCCGGGCATTTGA
- the rplS gene encoding 50S ribosomal protein L19, with product MNVIEKIEREQLRIDMPKFKAGDTVKVHFRIIEGEKERIQVFQGAVLRFRKGTTDSTFTVRKISDGIGVERIFPVHSPYIERVEVVSEGKVRRSRVYYLRGLKGKAARIKSKNAW from the coding sequence ATGAATGTAATTGAAAAAATAGAACGCGAACAGCTGCGTATTGATATGCCTAAATTCAAGGCTGGAGATACTGTAAAAGTTCATTTCCGTATCATTGAAGGTGAAAAAGAGCGTATTCAGGTTTTCCAGGGTGCTGTTCTTCGTTTCCGCAAAGGAACCACCGACTCAACTTTTACTGTTCGTAAAATTTCCGATGGTATCGGTGTTGAACGTATTTTCCCCGTTCATTCACCTTACATTGAGCGTGTAGAAGTTGTTTCCGAAGGTAAAGTTCGCCGTAGCCGCGTTTACTACCTCCGTGGACTTAAAGGTAAAGCCGCACGCATCAAATCCAAGAACGCCTGGTAG
- the trmD gene encoding tRNA (guanosine(37)-N1)-methyltransferase TrmD: MKFNLVTLFPEFFDSPLSHGLMGKAVENDIVSFNLVDPRSYTQDRHSSVDDRPYGGGPGMVMFVDPIARALDELDIKPTIKGGIGRKRRLIMLSPRGKQLSQALARELAEEDEVTLVCGRYEGIDARFEDLYPVECVSVGDFVLNGGEAGALCLIEAVSRLLPGFMGHAESGTEESFSSGLLEYPHYTRPAEYEGLKVPEVLSSGNHAVIEKWRRERSLEVTLEARPEILSEADDLTKDDVLHLRKTPRNRLGRNLSMALVHYPVLNKFGEKTAVSLTNLDIHDMSRVSRSYSLAGLYAVTPIEDQKRLADKLISHWTEGAGSRFNPDRAEALKTVQVKNSLEDVIDNIERESGKRPVIVTTSARGAGTLIPGQVRQWLEESPVLLVFGTGHGLAPEVLEMAVGSLRPIRFMDGYNHLSVRSAVAITVDRLLGDAW, translated from the coding sequence GTGAAGTTCAATCTGGTAACACTTTTTCCGGAGTTTTTTGACTCCCCGCTTTCCCACGGTCTTATGGGTAAAGCGGTTGAAAACGACATTGTGTCGTTTAATCTTGTCGATCCACGCTCCTATACTCAGGACAGGCATAGCAGTGTGGACGACAGGCCTTATGGCGGCGGACCGGGAATGGTCATGTTTGTCGACCCCATTGCAAGGGCTCTTGACGAACTTGATATCAAGCCGACCATAAAAGGTGGAATAGGACGCAAACGCCGTCTGATAATGCTTTCGCCTAGAGGAAAACAGCTTTCACAGGCTCTGGCCCGTGAACTTGCCGAAGAGGATGAAGTTACACTGGTGTGCGGAAGGTACGAAGGTATTGACGCCCGCTTTGAAGATCTTTATCCGGTGGAGTGCGTTTCAGTCGGAGACTTTGTTCTCAATGGCGGAGAAGCCGGGGCTCTCTGTCTGATTGAAGCTGTCTCCAGACTGCTGCCCGGATTTATGGGGCATGCTGAGTCCGGCACCGAAGAAAGCTTTTCGTCGGGATTGCTGGAATATCCTCATTATACCAGACCGGCTGAGTATGAAGGTCTGAAGGTTCCTGAGGTTTTATCCTCGGGTAACCATGCCGTTATTGAAAAATGGAGGCGGGAAAGATCACTGGAAGTGACTCTTGAGGCCCGTCCTGAAATTTTATCAGAAGCAGACGATCTTACAAAAGATGATGTTCTGCATCTGAGGAAGACTCCCCGCAATCGCCTTGGAAGAAATCTTTCCATGGCACTGGTACATTACCCTGTGCTAAATAAATTTGGGGAGAAGACCGCTGTGTCTTTGACAAACCTCGATATTCACGATATGTCCCGCGTTTCCCGTTCGTATTCTTTGGCCGGGTTATATGCGGTGACTCCGATCGAGGATCAGAAAAGACTGGCGGATAAGCTTATTTCTCACTGGACCGAAGGCGCCGGCAGCAGGTTTAACCCTGATAGAGCCGAGGCTTTGAAGACGGTTCAGGTCAAAAATTCTCTGGAAGATGTTATAGATAACATTGAAAGAGAGTCGGGAAAAAGACCGGTTATTGTAACCACAAGTGCCCGTGGGGCCGGAACCTTGATACCGGGTCAGGTTCGGCAGTGGCTCGAAGAGTCCCCCGTACTGCTGGTTTTCGGGACTGGTCACGGATTGGCTCCGGAAGTATTGGAAATGGCGGTTGGCAGCCTGCGCCCCATTCGATTTATGGACGGATACAATCATCTTTCAGTAAGAAGTGCGGTAGCGATCACGGTAGACAGGCTGCTTGGTGACGCCTGGTAG